In one window of Parus major isolate Abel unplaced genomic scaffold, Parus_major1.1 Scaffold353, whole genome shotgun sequence DNA:
- the SEPHS2 gene encoding selenide, water dikinase 2: MAAVPGGSRRFDPATLGLDPSWRLTAYGELRGUGCKVPQETLLKLLAGLEGQRLGGGGGGEASEAETGGGPALGIGLDSCVIPLRHGGLSLVQTTDFFYPIIDDPYMMGRIACANVLSDLYAMGVTECDNVLMLLSVSQRMTEEERDKVMPLIIQGFRDAAEDGGTSVTGGQTVLNPWVIVGGVATAVCQSSEFIMPDSAVPGDVLVLTKPLGTHMAVTAHQWLDIPERWNKIKLVVTREEVELAYQEAVSSMATLNRTAAGLMRAFGAHAATDVTGFGVLGHARALAAQQRLDVAFVIHNLPVIAKMGAVSKACGGRGGLLQGTAPETSGGLLVVLPRAQAARFCAELKAPGRAEGLQAWIVGVVEKGPRGARVIDKPRLIEVPPRGAPPRPDSPGSPPPEPPRAPF, encoded by the exons ATGGCGGCTGTGCCGGGTGGGTCGCGGCGGTTCGACCCCGCGACTCTGGGCCTGGACCCGTCCTGGCGCCTCACGGCCTACGGGGAACTGCGCGGCTGAGGCTGCAAAGTCCCGCAGGAGACGCTGCTCAAACTCCTGGCGGGACTCGAGGGGCAGCGcctgggaggaggaggcggAGGGGAAGCATCGGAAGCGGAGACCGGCGGGGGCCCGGCACTGG GCATCGGGCTGGACTCGTGCGTGATCCCGCTGCGGCACGGGGGGCTCTCGCTGGTGCAGACCACCGACTTCTTCTACCCCATCATTGATGACCCCTACATGATG GGTCGCATCGCCTGCGCCAACGTCCTGAGTGACCTGTACGCCATGGGGGTCACCGAGTGTGACAATGTCCTGATGCTGCTGAGCGTCAGCCAGCGCATGACCGaggag GAGAGGGACAAGGTGATGCCGCTGATCATCCAGGGGTTCCGGGACGCAGCCGAGGACGGGGGGACATCGGTGACAGGGGGACAGACGGTGCTCAACCCCTGGGTCATTGTGGGGGGCGTGGCCACTGCTGTTTGTCAATCAAGTGAATTCATCAT gccGGACAGTGCCGTGCCCGGGGATGTCCTGGTGCTGACCAAACCCTTGGGGACACACATGGCTGTCACCGCACACCAGTGGCTGGACATC CCCGAGCGCTGGAACAAGATCAAGCTGGTGGTGACGAGGGAGGAGGTGGAGTTGGCCTATCAGGAGGCCGTGTCCAGCATGGCCACGCTCAACCGCACCG CGGCAGGGCTGATGCGGGCGTTCGGGGCGCACGCGGCCACCGACGTGACGGGCTTTGGGGTGCTGGGCCACGCCCGCGCGCTGGCGGCGCAGCAGCGCCTCGACGTGGCCTTCGTCATCCACAACCTGCCCGTCATCGCCAAGATGGGCGCCGTCAGCAAGGCCTGCGGGGGCCGTggggggctgctgcagggcaccGCCCCCGAGACCTCAG GagggctgctggtggtgctgccCCGGGCCCAGGCTGCACGGTTCTGCGCGGAGCTGAAGGCGCCGGGCCGCGCCGAGGGGCTGCAGGCCTGGATCGTGGGGGTGGTGGAGAAGGGGCCCCGCGGCGCCCGCGTCATTGACAAACCCCGGCTGATCGAGGTGCCCCCCCGCGGGGCCCCCCCACGCCCTGACAGCCCCGGGAGCCCCCCCCCGGAGCCACCCCGAGCGCCCTTCTAG